DNA from Deltaproteobacteria bacterium:
GCTGGGGCCGGGCACCAGCAAGGTGCACGCCTACACCACCGACGGCCGCCGGGATATCCATTTTTACAGATTCATGGGGGGCAAAAACGTCTTTGTGCATGCCGATACCCGGGACGTCACCAAGGGCATCCTGGCGGAGTACCGGGATGTCAAGCTGGTGGAACGGGATTATCTCAAAAATTATCTGACGGTCGGGTTTGATTATCAATTGCTGGGAATGCCTCCCCAGAACCCGATTATTTACCTGGTTAAATCCGCCTATCTGCAAGATGTGGCCAAGTTGTGGAACCGTCTGACCTTTACCGCGGGAGTGCGCTATTATAATATTCAGATGGATACCTATTATGCCTGGTTTGAACAAGGCAAGCCGGCGCCTGCCTGGCCGACCGCCGGCAAGCAGCAACGGGAATCAAACTGGTTCCCCAGCTTCAAGCTGGATGTCCAGGTCACCCCGGATACGGCGCTTTACGCCGCGGTGAGCCGGGCCCTGCGCCTGCCCTGTCCTTGAGACTACTACTGGTGGGCGCGGTGCGCGTCCAAAGATAATCCGGTGTTGCGACCGGAAACGGCGTGGGAATATGAAACCGGCATCATCCAGAGCTTTAAACCTCTCACCCTGAGGGGCACCTTCTACTTTTATGACATCTCGGATTTTATGAACGACAGCGGCATTATGGCGCCAGGCACTGGCCTGGGCAGCGACTGCCTATATAACATCCCTAGCGTCAAATTATACGGGGTGGAATTGGAGGCGGCGCTGGATTTCAGCAAACGCTTCCGGGGCATGGTCTCCTACAGCTATCAGGCATTCGACGCCACTGATTCCCCCTTCCAAAAGGGCTGGAGCTATTATCTACCACTATTGTATCCGAAACACAAAATCAAGGCGATGGGGCGGGCGCGACTCTGGGAAGACGGCTGGCTGCAGGCCAACCTGCGCTTTGTCAGCGACCGCAGCGTCCAGAAACAAGAATATGGCCGGCTGAAAGCCTACGCCACCCTGGATTTAGGCTTCGAGCAGAAGTTTCGCTTCTGGCAGCAGGAACTGACCCTGAACGCCTTTGCGAACAACCTGACGGGCAAACGCTATCAGGAAATCCATGGTTACTATATGCCTCGGCAGACATACGGGTTCACCATCGGCACCAAATTTTAACCGGTTGTTTGATAACTCTAAAAAGAGGATAAATCATGTCACTACAGTTGCGTATAAGTGTTAGGTTATTGCTTGGAGTGTTGATGCTAGTGGCCGGAGTGCACTCCGCCCACCCCGGTTCCCTCACTCCCGGCACCTTTTATGTGGTGGGCACCGGACCCGCCGGACCGGAATACGCCACCCTCAGGACCCTGGAAGTCATCAAAGAAGCGGATTTTATCCTGTGCAACGATAAAATGAAGCAACGTTTTCAGGCATATCTAAAAGGTAAACCGATTCTGGCTGACCCCTGGAAGGGTATGTGGGATTATCACGGCAAGCCCTGGGAAGAACTCTCGAAAATGAAACGGGAAAAAAAACTGGCCT
Protein-coding regions in this window:
- a CDS encoding TonB-dependent receptor, which codes for MLRPETAWEYETGIIQSFKPLTLRGTFYFYDISDFMNDSGIMAPGTGLGSDCLYNIPSVKLYGVELEAALDFSKRFRGMVSYSYQAFDATDSPFQKGWSYYLPLLYPKHKIKAMGRARLWEDGWLQANLRFVSDRSVQKQEYGRLKAYATLDLGFEQKFRFWQQELTLNAFANNLTGKRYQEIHGYYMPRQTYGFTIGTKF